The genomic stretch ATTTCCCGAAAAAAATGCAGACGATTCATCTATTACCACCACTTTTCCACTTGTTCAGAAACGACATGAACCAACTGTGGCATTTTCTTTTTGATAGTATCAGATACATCAACTCCCAATTCCAAAGAAGCGGGTTGAATTCCTATCATGACCATGTTTTGTGGTAATCTTTCTCTTATTTTTGCGACTGATAGAACCTCTTGGAATCCAATCTGATGAATGGACATTTTCACTCCAATATACTTTGGAATTTCATCTCCTTCCATAAAATATATCGTTCCAGGTTTCTTTCCGCCATTTATTGCATCAAGAATGATTAAATAGTCTGTTGATTCAATGTCTTCTAGAAGTCTCAGTGAGTCGGTATCTCCGTAAACAAAATGAATTCGTTCACTAGAGTTTAGTTCTTTTTCTAGTAATGGTAAAAGGTGAACGCCAACACCCTCATCTGAATAGAGGGTGTTGCCGATTCCTAGGATAGTGATTGGTTTTACTTTTTCTAAAACATTCATTATTGTTCATCCTCATCATGATGCTTTTTTTCAATCTTATATCCTGTGAAAATGGAAGACATTGTACCATTTTTAGCCAACCAATCCTCACGGAA from Bacillaceae bacterium S4-13-56 encodes the following:
- a CDS encoding HyaD/HybD family hydrogenase maturation endopeptidase — translated: MNVLEKVKPITILGIGNTLYSDEGVGVHLLPLLEKELNSSERIHFVYGDTDSLRLLEDIESTDYLIILDAINGGKKPGTIYFMEGDEIPKYIGVKMSIHQIGFQEVLSVAKIRERLPQNMVMIGIQPASLELGVDVSDTIKKKMPQLVHVVSEQVEKWW